The following are from one region of the Ptychodera flava strain L36383 chromosome 15, AS_Pfla_20210202, whole genome shotgun sequence genome:
- the LOC139152246 gene encoding carbohydrate sulfotransferase 11-like: MPLKDVHRERILRVNLTCEILRENEFHVSQNDTDQTPSLKGKVIAVNEKHKILFCVIAKVGATNWRQAFLKLAGTYKENVGIYQQPIKSITGFKPAAQMSMLKTYTKVMFVRHPFERLLSAYLDKFIENPDYSFLKQYGKAIRKTANSNGSLDGSLTFDKFVSFLLKTRQRNRHWMMYSDSCDPCRIQYDFIGKFDTLQSDIRYISDTLNMTLDFAKTAGHATGSTNRTSSFYSLLSKEQILGLYKIMKM, from the coding sequence ATGCCCTTGAAGGATGTTCACCGAGAAAGGATACTAAGAGTGAACCTGACCTGCGAAATATTGAGGGAGAACGAGTTTCATGTCAGTCAGAATGATACAGATCAGACTCCCAGCCTCAAAGGGAAAGTTATCGCTGTTAACGAAAAGCACAAAATACTTTTCTGCGTCATTGCTAAGGTTGGAGCGACCAACTGGAGACAAGCGTTTTTGAAACTTGCCGGTACCTACAAAGAAAACGTGGGCATATATCAACAGCCAATCAAGTCGATCACCGGCTTCAAACCAGCAGCTCAAATGAGCATGTTAAAAACTTACACCAAAGTTATGTTCGTAAGGCATCCCTTTGAAAGGCTGTTGTCGGCATATCTTGACAAATTTATAGAAAATCCCGACTATTCCTTCTTAAAGCAATACGGAAAGGCCATACGAAAGACAGCAAATTCAAATGGTTCACTTGATGGCAGCTTAACCTTCGATAAATTTGTTTCTTTCCTGCTGAAGACAAGACAACGGAACCGTCACTGGATGATGTATTCCGATTCGTGCGATCCTTGTCGAATACAATATGATTTTATCGGGAAATTTGACACACTACAGTCTGACATTCGGTATATTTCAGATACACTTAATATGACCCTTGACTTTGCTAAAACCGCAGGACATGCTACAGGCAGTACCAATCGAACTAGCAGTTTTTACAGTCTTCTGAGTAAGGAACAGATACTGGGACTgtacaaaatcatgaaaatgtag